In Melopsittacus undulatus isolate bMelUnd1 chromosome 6, bMelUnd1.mat.Z, whole genome shotgun sequence, the following proteins share a genomic window:
- the IRS4 gene encoding insulin receptor substrate 4 yields MASGMNGPGGGGAAAGGGEEELGARHTGGGAVPQQEPGVFGEGDPAAGEGGRCPSPQPHNLLLLLRRSPSASLCLAPEAAPVAGRNAPAVGRGGQPPPAGRGPPPAAAGEDVRKCGYLRKQKHGHKRYFVLRAESHLAPARLEYYDSEKKFKSSLRAAGAGGAGSLCCPPPKRVIPLYQCFTVSRRADAKHKHIIALYTKDEYFAMLAENEAEQEAWYQAISELMSQSKRGFLEQEDHADQQVDEDDEHYGAALRPGTVFKEVWQVNVKPKGLGQTKNLTGVYRLCLSSKAIHLVKLNSEVPSVHLQLMNIRRCGHSENFFFIEVGRSASIGPGELWMQVDDSVVAQNMHETFLDTMKALKAFAEFRPRSKSQSSGGGSGTNPISFITTRRHLGNLPPSQTGLQRRSRTESVAGGTPPTTKSSSSYRFRTSSEGEGTMTRPFRSVTGSLIHLNTARMNLGRQEGSGRYVRAAFSSSYHTRSASLPVSHFPSTTSPISVSSSSGHGSASDMLTRPSSSSVCGSPSDGGFISSDEYGSSPGDFRYFRVRSNTPDSLGNTPPIREENCLSEYMSMSKQQVDDSSRDDYMEAEKCFRKRTYSLTKPTSVAVQQKTTQTALLDEDSAGNHGRLLYSETPKLKDNHELEYSDANLDSVCNQSRSKARDDGYMPMMPGVASSLSSNSDYLPMTPKSMSVPKQINNSWSPSQVDSRGYMMMFPKASSSPVRSPLTGFVSKGSNEKIANNEYMDMSPGNSAPKHPSDSNYIHTASVPKGFSSYFSLPRSFKALSGQNGDHSEYVPMSSPGKLLYGGPENVKGVSSEALANGISKLPVVKSSDEGLVQNRATRPTRLPLGTRGSNTIPRMYDRTVPPEPASPGEYINIDFNEKASNTPYSLSAEGSPSSLGSSSDHRQSPLSDYMSVDLDVQSPKVAKELSNSLTDISIYGSSSIPRNQPNPDYARLSFGTACVSTANNRTDDYTEMTFNMAATPPRPFAAESDTGVKIDSPSSIVNRLCIVDRYAGSSSFSVPSSEPPVGPKVIRADPQGRRRHSSETFSSAGTVTTSSSFFTDSSKRHSSASFDNVWLKPDENISDGQESKMSRDTSTGFQNGLNYIALNLRDDPISCEASTTAPTCHLQNGTSGLDSGAYVSIDFSRSDGLKCNAARKD; encoded by the exons ATGGCGAGTGGGATGAATGGtccgggcggcggcggcgcggcggcCGGGGGCGGCGAGGAGGAGCTGGGCGCCCGCCACACGGGAGGCGGAGCCGTACCTCAGCAGGAGCCCGGCGTGTTCGGTGAGGGGGACCCGGCGGCGGGTGAGGGCGGGCGCTGCCCGtcccctcagccccacaacctgctgctgctgctgcggcgCTCGCCCAGCGCCTCGCTCTGCCTGGCGCCGGAGGCCGCCCCCGTGGCGGGCCGCAACGCTCCGGCGGTGGGCCGCGGAGGGCAGCCCCCCCCGGCGGGCCGCGGCCCTCCCCCGGCCGCCGCCGGTGAGGACGTGAGGAAGTGCGGCTACCTGCGGAAGCAGAAGCACGGCCACAAGCGGTACTTCGTCCTGCGCGCCGAGAGCCACCTGGCCCCCGCCCGCCTCGAGTACTACGACAGCGAGAAGAAGTTCAAGAGCAGCCTGCGGGCGGCGGGGGCCGGTGGGGCGGGTTCCCTGTGCTGCCCCCCGCCCAAGAGAGTCATCCCCCTGTACCAGTGCTTCACCGTCAGCCGGAGGGCCGATGCCAAGCACAAGCACATCATTGCCTTGTACACCAAGGATGAGTACTTCGCTATGCTGGCAGAGAATGAGGCGGAGCAGGAGGCCTGGTACCAGGCCATCAGTGAGCTCATGAGCCAGAGCAAGAGGGGcttcctggagcaggaggaCCACGCCGATCAGCAGGTGGATGAGGATGATGAGCACTACGGGGCTGCCCTGAGGCCTGGCACTGTCTTCAAGGAGGTGTGGCAGGTCAACGTTAAGCCCAAAGGGTTGGGACAGACAAAAAACCTGACTGGAGTGTATAGGTTGTGCCTCTCCAGCAAGGCCATCCACCTTGTCAAGCTGAACTCGGAGGTGCCCTCTGTCCACCTGCAGCTAATGAATATTCGCCGCTGTGGACACTCTGAGAACTTCTTCTTCATCGAAGTGGGAAGATCTGCCTCCATTGGGCCTGGAGAGCTCTGGATGCAAGTGGATGATTCGGTGGTTGCCCAGAATATGCACGAGACTTTCCTGGACACCATGAAAGCTCTAAAGGCCTTTGCAGAGTTCAGGCCCCGAAGCAAGAGCCAGTCTTCTGGTGGTGGTAGTGGTACGAATCCCATCTCCTTCATCACCACCAGGAGGCACCTGGGCAACCTGCCCCCCAGCCAGACAGGCTTGCAGAGGAGGTCTAGAACTGAGAGTGTTGCTGGAGGGACTCCTCCTACcactaaaagcagcagctcttacCGCTTCAGAACATCCAGCGAAGGAGAAGGAACCATGACCAGACCTTTCAGGTCAGTGACTGGGAGCCTGATACACCTCAATACTGCAAGGATGAATTTGGGCCGGCAAGAGGGGAGCGGAAGGTACGTGAGAGCTGCTTTCAGCTCATCTTACCACACCAGGTCTGCTTCACTACCTGTTTCTCACTTCCCCTCCACTACAAGTCCCATCAGTGTTTCTTCCAGTAGTGGCCATGGCTCTGCTTCGGACATGTTGACCAGGCCTTCTAGCTCATCTGTTTGCGGTTCTCCGAGCGATGGgggatttatttcttctgatgAATATGGCTCCAGCCCTGGAGACTTCAGGTACTTCCGGGTCCGGAGTAATACACCGGATTCCCTGGGAAACACGCCACCTATCAGAGAGGAGAACTGCCTGAGTGAGTACATGTCCATGAGTAAGCAACAGGTAGATGATAGCTCAAGAGATGATTATATGGAGGCTGAAAAGTGTTTCAGGAAAAGAACTTACTCTCTAACAAAACCAACTTCTGTAGCAGTGCAGCAGAAGACAACACAAACAGCTTTGTTAGATGAAGACTCTGCAGGAAATCATGGACGGTTACTTTACTCTGAAACCCCAAAATTGAAAGATAACCATGAGTTGGAGTACAGTGATGCAAACCTCGATTCCGTATGTAACCAAAGTAGGAGTAAAGCCAGGGATGATGGGTACATGCCCATGATGCCAGGAGTTGCATCTTCTCTATCCAGCAACAGTGATTACTTGCCAATGACTCCTAAAAGTATGTCTGTTCCAAAACAGATCAACAATTCGTGGTCACCATCTCAGGTTGACTCCAGAGGATACATGATGATGTTTCCGAAGGCCAGCTCCTCTCCTGTACGCAGCCCTTTAACTGGATTTGTTTCTAAAGGAAGTAATGAGAAAATTGCCAACAATGAGTATATGGATATGTCACCTGGTAATTCAGCTCCAAAGCACCCCAGTGATTCGAATTATATTCACACTGCTTCTGTTCCCAAAGGTTTTagttcatatttttctttgcccCGAAGTTTCAAGGCGTTATCAGGACAGAACGGTGACCACAGTGAGTATGTTCCAATGTCTTCACCTGGAAAACTCTTGTATGGTGGACCAGAAAATGTAAAAGGGGTCAGCAGTGAGGCTCTGGCTAATGGCATCTCTAAACTGCCAGTGGTGAAAAGTTCAGATGaaggacttgtgcaaaacaggGCTACCAGGCCCACCCGGCTCCCACTGGGTACAAGAGGGAGTAACACTATCCCAAGAATGTATGATCGCACAGTTCCACCTGAGCCAGCAAGTCCTGGTGAATAcataaatattgattttaatgaaaaggcAAGTAATACTCCATATTCCTTATCAGCAGAAGGATCCCCATCATCTCTAGGCTCAAGTAGTGACCACAGGCAGTCCCCGCTTTCTGATTATATGAGCGTTGACTTGGATGTACAGTCACCAAAAGTGGCGAAGGAACTGTCCAACTCTCTAACAGATATTTCAATTTATGGAAGTTCCAGTATTCCTAGAAACCAACCGAATCCTGATTATGCCAGGCTCTCATTTGGTACTGCTTGTGTGAGCACTGCCAACAACAGGACTGATGACTACACGGAGATGACATTCAACATGGCAGCAACACCACCTCGACCATTTGCTGCTGAATCTGACACCGGTGTAAAGATTGACAGCCCTTCTTCCATAGTTAACAGACTCTGCATTGTCGATCGATATGCTGGTAGCAGTAGCTTCTCTGTTCCTAGCTCTGAACCTCCAGTGGGACCGAAAGTGATTCGAGCTGATCCTcaaggcaggaggaggcacagTTCTGAAACATTCTCTTCTGCTGGGACTGTGACAACTTCCTCCTCATTCTTTACTGATAGTAGCAAAAGACACAGCTCTGCCTCATTTGATAATGTTTGGTTAAAACCggatgaaaacatttctgatggTCAGGAAAGCAAAATGTCCAGGGATACCTCAACTGGATTTCAGAATGGCTTAAACTACATTGCTCTGAATTTACGTGATGATCCTATAAGCTGTGAGGCAAGTACTACAGCGCCAACTTGCCACCTCCAAAATGGTACTTCAGGTTTGGACAGTGGAGCTTACGTGAGCATAGACTTCAGCAGATCCGATGGACTCAAGTGTAACGCTGCAAGAAAAG ACTGA